The segment AATACAACTATGATCATTGGCGGAGCCGCCTGCCTCGGGGGGGGGGGCTGAGTTTTCAAACTTTCCCATTTATAATAGTGCAATTTGTATATATTGAACAGCAATTTCCTTATCGGCCCCCCCTCCAATATAATAATTTGACATCTCAAAATCTTCAATTTAGACCTTTAAACTTTATAATTGGCCCTCAAATTTTTGAACTAGTACAGAACaaccacaaaaacccaaaacaaattaTCTACATTTAGGCCCATTCATTTCCTGTGGACTCCTCAAATGCTAACAAAGCCCTAATTATATAGATTACAAAGTAATGCAATGCATGGGAAAATATccacaatatatacatattttaagagaaaaaaaataagtttaagaTCTATTGTCccaaataatgaaattttagatATTGAACCCTTAGAAAGATTCAAATATTTAAACTCAAATAAATAGATATTGCTTCCttagactgtaatttttgataaattcaaaatcaattttgagtaatttttttttagagccCTATTATATTTAGGTTGGCCCCCCTTGGAAAAATTTCCTAGCTCCACCACTGCCTATGATCCAAGATcgaacacaaacacacaaaaaactgaCCATGAAGATGCTATAACAAATCCATGAAGAACAGagttgctgaaaaaaaaaaaaaaaacaatcgaaGCCATGAAAAATGAAATGGGCTTTAGACGTTTGAGTCTTTGAGAAGGGTCAACCAAGAAAGAGAAGTGTGGAGGACTGGGGGAGGTTGCTGGAGAGTGGTTTAGTGGACTGAAGTGTTGGACCAGAGGTACCAAATAATCAAGCAAGGACCATTCGGTAGCCATGATTACTGATTGTCTTACAccttggaaatatttttaaaagcccTGTTTTATCCTATACCAATCTGAAATAGGTCGAAACAGGAAAACAAGCCAAAAGATTCATAATATCGTGGTATTTATAGTACATTCCAAAGGGTTACCATACCCGTATGGCGATTCAGTACAATGTATTTCAGTCATACCAGGCAGTACAGTCCGAATATGTGATTTCAGAACAAGTTATATGCATGCCATCCCAATAACCCCAATGCCACTGATATTGCCATCAACAACCCCCCCGCCCCCTCCTctcatcttttctctcttcctcaacATGCTTTAATGATtatagtaaataatttttttctaaaaagttaCTAAGAAGAACTTATTCAGGTTCTTATTTGGAGGAAAAATGTCCAAGAAATAAGTACcaatttcttcacttttttagCATTGATGTTTAACTGCACACCAATAATGCAAATCATCTATGAAACCTTAGATTAGACAATTAGTAACTTCTTTTCATGTGAATGTActaatatattaaatttcaagCTCCAATATTTATGTCAAGATACCTGCATGATATCACACATGCAtcttatttcatattttaaatttctatatcTACGTGACAACCTTAGTTATGAGGTTGCGACTAATTTACAAATACTTCATGTACTAAGGATAAAATGTCACCTCAAAGATAGCTTCAGCTTCACAATCAAATGCTTTGCAAAGAATTTCATAAGACTTCTCATCTCCTATCTGCACAAAAAGGTAAAACTATCTCAAAACAGTTACttatatattaaagaaagagaaaaaaacagaaaaagtatatcttacaaaaataacaaatgaaaaaagaaaagaaaagaaaggtaacATATGTAATGTAATAATAATTCGTTACCAATGGATCAACTCTTGATGGTGAAATAGTTGATATTATATATCTGCATGAAATTAACATTCAACCATTAGATAAAATGCTatataaactaaaaactttaccaattttttcaacaaattcctAAGCAAGCGTGGAAAGGACCAATTATAGATTTGTGGATATAGCCCAACAATGTGATCATAATCTGAAAGCTGAGTAAATGATTTCCAAATGTGCTACAAAATAAATTGGTTATCAAGATTACAACAGAGGTTCTTATTGATCAAATTGTCCTTTAATATCAAATGTTATGGGCCTCAACTATGAACAGGCATTCTCCTTTACAGTGACATGTGGGATGAAAAGTTATTGACATGGAAAAATGGGTCTACTAAATATCTCTTACTATccctttatatttatttttatttttttggttttggttaatGAAGAAATTTactgaaggaaaaaagaaaagtttaatgtTCCTCACTAGCTCAGAGGCTTGAAACAACTTCTTCCCACATTAATAGTAATGAATACACGAGAAAGTGTGCTGTACCTTTTAGAATGTAATATAtggctataatttttttctattcatttatAATCCATGATGCATGTAAGTGAAGAAATAACAAtgatcatattatatatatatatatatatatattgatcatGTTTACCATGATAAATGCATCTGTGCATGAATTACAATgatcattttttattactttcaatactaaaatatttgattaatttgaATATCAAAGACATTCTTTATGGTAGTTCCTTACTAATTCATAATTGCAAGGATAGCAGTGAATTTCTTAGACAGAATTAACTCTTGGTAATTTTCCTTTCTTAGGGTACAGTTCATCAGAACTTAAATGAGCAAGTAAGctttaaaatgaaaagagaagctctacgtccataacattttcacaacaccttcacaacaaatcctaattgacaggttgttattggtttttaatttgaattcaccaATGAAATCACTTTCTTGCTCACTAGTAACAGCAAGTAACAAACTGCAAAATAAGacttgtgaaaatgttgtaaacatagcatttctcaaaagaaaaaccatcaaGTTTCTGCTTTTTGTTTGTGAAAGAGAGAATCAAAAAGATGTGATGTTAAAATTCTCTAATGTAAAAGGGAGAAGTGATTGGCCTATCACAGGTCAATAATTGTCTTCCCACTGTCCCTAAGAACTAATTATTGAGCCTAAGAAAGGAAGAGTTGACAGCTAAAGGATTTTTTTCCCCACTTATACGTTTAATATGTCATTGGGATTtgcttaataaaaataattagatggttctataataaaataaaaaaatttacctgAGCTTATTTAAATAGAAATCCATAGCTAATAAATTTGCTTTTTGGACAGTTAGCACCACAGCACCCATGCGGTTCTGCAAAATTCTAGATTAATGACAATATACAAGGCAATAAAAAGCAGATAACGCTGTTAATATGTGTGTGCTTTGTGTGTTTATCACATCTCTATGTGAAGAAAAAACATGACTCAGCACCTTGCGAGCAATAAGCTCAATAAGTTGCATTAGAAATTTCCCTAGTCCCTTCGCCTGGACATGAGGCTCAAGCTGTAATTCATACACATAAAGAACAGGTATCTCTTCCTCTAGAGTAAAGCGATATTGTACAAATCCAACCATGGATCCCCTATTTTGTAAACAAACAGTAAGAGTTTCTTTCCTTTCTGACATTGTTAAGATCTCATCAGAACTTGCATTTGGAGCCTCATGCACAAATATGTAACGTGCTTCTGGCATAACCATTTCCTTTCGCTTCACCTTCTCTTCTGTTGGCCACTGAGATCCATATGGCCCCTCCATATTGGCCTGCAGATTTCTGAAGTTTAGCAAATTACGTTCATGCAGAGACAAGGAATGAtatgtgaaaaaaagaaagaagtcatTTTGGAGAACTAAAGAGATATGAGATAGTAAGCCTTCTATTACCTTAAGAAGACCCATGATGTATTGCTTAGTAGGAGAGGAGAGTTTATCCCCACACCCTGACTCCAAGTATACAGATAGGCCTAGAAATCAAATAAACTTGGGCATTACAAGAAATATTCAACTTTAAAGTGAAAAACTGCTAGCCTTGACTTGGAAACCAAACAATATGGTTGCAATtttcaccaccaaaaaaaaaagggtactcGAACAATCAAATTCTATCATGGTCCAAACTAAACTTTAAAAGGCCATGAGCTTATCATTTTCGTACAAAACTTAAGTACTTTGAAGATgcaagagagaaaataaaacataaacatCACAAAGGTGCTAAAAGACTTCAATCTAACCTTAAAcataaagagaaataaataaaacgaaatgattaattaaattctttttttttttttatctgggTTACAATTAATTAAACTGATAATGCCTTGTGTTGTTGAAGAAGGGATCTGGGTTTGAATCCCGCCTACACAAAAAACCAACACGTGTCTTTGAAGCAGACGCTGAAGGTTCAAATCCCTTTCCATATCTATCGAAAAATATAATCTTTTtcaatttcccttttttttcctcattggGATGCTACATTATCACAAATCAAATGAGAAAATAGACAAAGCAAACCAATGCCAGTGATCTACAAACAAAATGGGTACATATGTAGGTGCAAAATCATGGGACAGAAGATGACTTACCATTCTTGTGGAAATGACGAAAGGATGGGAAAGAATCAAGTGGGTGTTTATCAGCAGAAGCTGCTTTGATAAGATCATCAATTGCCTTCTTCTTCTCAAGAATCTACAAAAATAAACATGAGTgagtacaaacacaaaaatggtCATTCATATAGAAATGGGTTCAGTCAGTGTTGTAGTTGTAAAGGTTtgaattttaaagtttgataaAAGAAGAAGTCATTACCTCTTTACGGTTaggtttcttttctctattatCGTTGTTGTTGGAATGGTTGAAAGCAGGAAGCCTTTTCGACCCCATTGTCACTTATGAACAGACCTACTTCTTCTTAAACCCAAGTCGGTGGTCAGGGTGGGAAGGCGGAATCAACCATGGAAGGAGAAGGACACATTTCATTATTATCACCTTTATTAAAGTTGTGAAGGTTTTTGACCTAAAAtccaaggatttttttttttttttaaataactataaaatccaaactattttattagttagcCAAGATTTGAAACTATTTTGGTAACTAACAAATCGAGTCCAAAGAAGTCGATTTTGATGTATAAATCGAGTATATTGCACTCGACTTCCCATTGCACCGGTAGCTGAGCTGGACAAACTGTTCACTTAGGCCTGGAAATCGAGCTCAAAGGACCCGTTTTACcttcatggaaatcgagttcaaAGGACTCGCTTTACCTTTATGGAAATTGAGCCCAAAGCACTCGATTTCAGTTCAACCCTTACTCAAACTTAcacagattttttttcttgttcttcctttcctttttttctccaaatgCCGTCCCACTCTCCACTTCCAAGGCCCAAAAACCCATGaacaaatcaaatccaaaacaaatcaaacccacTCTCCATATTTTTATCTACGCATCGCCTGAAGCTTTCGCCGCCTGGGTTTGGTCAGATCGGCGCCTGGGTTGCTGGGTTTTTGCATCGTTGCGGCAGCGAGACACGTTCGATCTCTGCATTTTGCATCGCTTGAAGCTTTCACCGCCTGGGTTTGGTCAAATCGGCACTTGGGTTGCTAGGTTTTTGCATTGTTGCGGGGACGAGACACGTCCCATCTCTGCGTTTTGCATCGCCTGAAGCTTTCACAGCCTGGgcaggggcggcttgatgcatttgggggcctgaggcgaaaattgatcatcttatttagatgtaaaattactactaattaacatgaactacatagaattttttttttttttttttttttttttgaatttttaagacaaaaaaaatttgacaaaatttttcatacttgttgatgtggtagattaatagtggtaagtaaaacagtggtgttagtggtagatttagatgaaaactagtaaaagtttgctaattaaactcttattattattatttttttttttagaagtgcaacattcacaatattttttacaacaaatcctagattttaaactgttttttgttttttatttgaaaatatcactataattatttttttgccatcaacaataggctgtaataacttgctacttagcattagttgtacaagtgttgtgaaaaatattgtggacgacgttgcatttttctctatttttttattttttttcatctaataaaaaaatttattttatttattgattataaataatcctattggttaaaatttaggggccttttttttacttggggccttaggcggttgcattttttgctccaccatAGAGCCGGCCCTGAGCCTGGGTTTGGTTAGATCAGCGCCTAGGTTACTGGGTTTTTGCATCGTCGCGGCGGCGAGACACTTCCGATCTCTGTGTTTTGCATCGCCTAAAGCTTTTCACCACCTGGGTTTGGTCAGAATCGGCGCTTGGGTTGGCATCgttgcttctttcttcttcgtTGTTCATCTCTACGTTTTGAACTCTCTGGGTTGCTGGGTTTTGTATCTCTCCATCTCTGCGTTACTAAATCGAGTCCATTGGGCTCGGTTTCCGTGAACGAAAACTGAGTCTAgtagactcgatttctatgctTAGAAACCGAGTCCAATGGACTCGATTTCTGGCCTACGTGGACAATCTGGCCACCTCAGCTGTtggcaaaataataaaataacaaccCAAAAATCGAGTCCTCTGGACTCGAattgttagaaaccaaattagtttgaaacgtttcctaactaatgatattgtttgggttttgtagttattttctaaaaaatcccaaaatccaatttattagctaatttctacccaaaaaaattgttggctatttttttttattatgagaaTTTATtggcaagttttttttttaagaatgtatTGGCAAGTTAGTTCTTTTCTATGTATTAAGATTGtttagaaagttagttatggCTTTAAAAATGTCAAGAGTATTtttaatctaattagataatttttattcttaaaaaaaaaaaaaaaaaaaaagctgatcaaaaaaaatataaaaaataaaaaataggattaaaattgtaattcaaaaaaattcaaaaaaaattcaaaaaaaaaccaaagaatctTTTTCCTAAGAATTAGCacacttttatttaaatatatctcacacatgtttaatactatttttggatttttttttttttttttttcaaaataacactattttgctaataattttgttagttagtgttgaggagaaaattttgatgttcctAAATAGAATATGAAGTAGCCAAGCCAAAACTCGAGGATGGGCCCTTGAAATAAAACCCAAAGGCTATCGGTGTGATGTAAGTCCGCCCAAGCAAGAGATAGAGGCTGCACCCTgacaagaagacaacaataaagcCCAATAAATACGTTAATGTTGTcagtttgttatattattagtctttttacGGCGTCATAGTTCAAATTAGTCCTCTAGCGGTACGGTATTATCTCCAACGATAGGGGTGAAATTATACTCAGAGTCTAGCagtcaatgattaaataaatttaggaaagtGTTCACTCCTAGGGGTCCCTGTGTGTCTTGGTCAAGggaatttatagtactttcaaccatcattacatcaatgtgagggaaaaattcaattgttacaaataCATTGTAtccttcatcataataataataaacaattattaaagGCTCCATAGtttcaaataaaagaggaaaaatagaatggaatgaagggagagaaagatccCCAACTCAGTGcagcaagtattaaactaagattttggaGAGTGTATAattataaggcatgaatgaggtgAATGTGGGCTATTTTGAGTGAGTGAGATGGAATTAACactaagattgaagctttttgtGAGTAATTGGTTGTTTGTGTCTAGTTGGAGGACATTTTTGAGCTGTGGTTGTATAGAGGGGTGGGAAGAATATTTGGGATTAGATGAGTGTAAACTGAAGATGATGAGTAGTGAGCTTAAGGAAAGCTAAACCACGAGCAAAGTAATAAACAAACCAAGGGTTTCAAAGGGAGTGGCTGTCCTGATCAGTTATGGGACGTTTATGGAGTAGGAAGGTGTAAGTAAGGTGGTGAATGTTGGTGTTATGGTGACTATAGGCTGAGAAATGCTGTGAGTGAGCTCAAGAGAGCTTGGGGAAGCTTAAAGAAAGCAAATAGGGATTGAATTTCTGCAGAGTAGTCAATGACAGAAATTTTTAGAGAGGCTTCCTCCTCTTGTGAGCTGAGGTgtgtatatttttataatggagCTTGAGGGAAGCATTAATTGATAAGAATCCAAAAAATGTATGACTACTCAGAGGTGATGAATCAAGGTTAAGTTTCTTGAGAATTTTTGGTCAGAAGTAAGAGATTCACTTTAGGGGTTgccttgcttctttgggtaatgatgggattttagaGTGCTTTGTATTTAATGTCATGATTTCTGGGGCTGAGTTGAATCAATATGATTATGATGTGTATCAAGAACAAATCGTAATGCTGCAAACTGAGATTTGCTCCCCCAAGAAGTAAGATTCAACACCCCAAGCTATGTGTCAAACTCTAGGTCCACTTCAGGGGGTTCCACTAGAGATCCTattatgccctccaaaccacatgttcccaatttttcccctttgggattcatgggcttggcacatAAATTACGTCTTGaatgtttttaatatttataacatacatttatagcatcaatttgttgaagtttggtTTTAGCTCCTCTTCCGCTGGAGGTGCAATCTTAAGGAAGATGATGGAGTCCCTTCATCCTTTTGACTTCAGCTGATATGACAGCCCTTAGGCACTGTTCACATCAGGCAGATGGTGGCAGAAAACTGATGAGACAGCCCTTAGTCCATTCTCAAAGGCTTGGTTCCCTTGTATGAGTACCTAGTCGCTCTTTTTGGTTAGGAATGAACAAAGGCTGTTTGCCCATTCTCCTTTGCCTCTTGCTAGTGTTTTTGGCTTGGGCTTGCTCACATGGGCTGGGTTGTATGCACATGTTGCCACGGGTTTTCATTCCTCATGgacttttattagtaaatattttggagtttttcataaatacttgcaatgggcctttggacaagtttcaaaatatttttgtaaataatatttactttgaTGAATTCCATGTTGCAATAATGTTCATAGTTTCTAATAATTGCATCATAACTTAAATGATGATCTTGTGGGTTTGAATGTTTACCATGAGTGTCAAAGGCATATATTATGGATGTCACGATGCAAATGATGTCCATGTATTTCATGGGTTTATAACatgaaataaatatatgtcATGGATCTAACAATTATAACTTTCCATTGGCTTTTACAAAATGATTTCCttgagttttgagaatagataattcataaatttcatgagattgtaatattataataatatgtttaagaatttaaagtattgttcattatcagacttttaagtgaaataattatgatatagtattttgccaagtattaaTAATCTTGGGTTTTTGATAGAATAGTGccaagtagttagcttgggcttttaatagtgccaaggcaagttgggcttttgatattgccaatgagaattgggctttgttGTTAACAATGAAAGTTGGGTTTTAAATAGTGTCAACataagttgggcttttgatattgtcaATGAGAATTAGGTTTtaatgttgccaatgaaaattgggctttaaatagtgCAAAcgtaagttgggcttttgatattgccaatgagaattgggttttgatgttgccaatgaaaattgggctttggataaataaattgccatgAGTTTAAatcatgggttttgattatgaatttgaattccgttgataaaattgttttgccatggacttgaatcatgggcttcTCAAATATTGTcaagcataagtattcttgAACTTTAAATggaatatgataataaaattgaataaaatatgagtttttaggctttttttgtgatattttatatcataacccaatttagataatgagatatgaaacatttgtgattaacataataatagagcaaaaaatatttaggaaaactcaataacttattagtggtttttaaaaataaataggtggtacccaaataaaattaggtgtaaaaaaaaatgtaccctAACAtcttcaaatataaaatattcatgatatTTTAATACCTAGCTGCCATCTGCCATAATTAGACCAAATATGCCCCTACCAGCTGCTAGAGTAGAGCATTAAATGCTCTTCTTACTCACCAAGATTAAGTCACAACACAATAAGAGCTTGACTAGATTTCTCAAGCTTCATTAACTATCATTAAATCATTCTATCATTCTATTACTTATTAAAGATGTATTGTAATAGGATCATggaccaaaaatataaatatccaAAAGAGGAAACCTTTCTAGCAAAACACCAGCAGTATGTTTAACATTTGACACCTAGCTGAAAGTGACATCACCAGCCATTTAATACTCAAATCCTAGCAACCAGTTGCTATACCAAAAATAGCAAGATATCCTTAAAAGAGACCTTACCATTTTCAACCAAACTCATGAAATAAATGCTGAATATTCTCTCCACCGGCCTAACATCATCCAACTAACCTCATGTACTTTAGCCCCAAGCAATAGCTGTCTTATGACAGCTATGATAGATTTTTCAGACAGTTGGGACAGTTTTTTCAGAGCAGATGGGAAAGCTGACCCAGTAGCCCTAACATGACAGATTTTCCCTATTTGGCTAAAAACCAAAACCAGccaaaaaaactatctttttcttACTAAAATCATTCCTTTTTTGCTGGTCTTTACTCTAACTGCTATTATCCAAAATAGCAAGAACACCTTAAAGCTAAACATACCATTTTAGGCCAAATCTTAggaatgattttttgaaaattgggaCAGATTTTGGCAGAGATTACTTGCTAaaccgcccccccccccccttaaaCTTAGCTACAAATAGAGCCCTTCATCAACACCTTAAGGAACACCAATAGAGAAGAACAATTCTCTCATAAACTTCTCTATTCTCTCATAAACTTctctattctctctccctctaattATCTTCTTAAGCTCTTAATGAAGTTCTGAGcttctaagtttttaatttccaAATTAGGGACTAAACTCTTCATCTCATAAATTCCCTTTATAAGCCCTCATCCATCCTCCAGCTGAAAATCTCATCAACATTGCTAAACACACTACAACACTATTACTCCTCTTATATTCATTCTCTTACTCTCCAGCTGAAAATATATctattgttaggacatatgtgattcaatgttaggatcatatgtcaacattttatgtaattggctaatcctttgacaaaacgcactttacttgtaattgggtagatctaagatgtgtttaatgcttcaataAACAATGTTTCaaattcaagtgttaaagccatgcaagtttgttCAAGattcaagtgagaaagtgcaggattttaaaactcaatagctagcatctatcgagatttaaaaatTGCTGAAGTCCGTGACTCAACAGCTatctcgatagatggctatctatcgaggtttatgaagtttagtttttcaagctgattttcatccaatccatgaatgtgtgtttgagttttcttttctcacaaccctaaacatatataaggattattttaagggctgtaaaaagttgcacaagagcaaaTTCCACAAGTGTAAAGGAAGGTGTGAtcggaaacctagtttgccttagttcttgaagaagctgctgtgtttgtgcatcatagggttttgtgaccaagcaacttcatgatctttatcgtgtgatgaacaaaagaactttgcaaccaacatccttctctagttggtgatccagtcgtgtactgggatccacgtgattggttagtcatgtactgggagctgtgcattgaaaggagagattgtcactacaaaacaagtctaattgggtattggggtaagggttcaactgtaagttggtataaggtactgagatttctttacttataaccgcttgttttgataatagtggattctcagaagtggtaaccttaaaatcatccAGTAGGGTTTTTACcctgtaggttttccccattcgtaaacaaatcatcatgttaatttattttccactgcatacttagtttaattggtgatttgtttgtgctgacGTACAtcgcatgttaatttgat is part of the Quercus robur chromosome 9, dhQueRobu3.1, whole genome shotgun sequence genome and harbors:
- the LOC126698307 gene encoding uncharacterized protein LOC126698307 isoform X2, yielding MILSKQLLLINTHLILSHPFVISTRMAYLYTWSQGVGINSPLLLSNTSWVFLRNLQANMEGPYGSQWPTEEKVKRKEMVMPEARYIFVHEAPNASSDEILTMSERKETLTVCLQNRGSMVGFVQYRFTLEEEIPVLYVYELQLEPHVQAKGLGKFLMQLIELIARKNRMGAVVLTVQKANLLAMDFYLNKLRYIISTISPSRVDPLIGDEKSYEILCKAFDCEAEAIFEV
- the LOC126698307 gene encoding uncharacterized protein LOC126698307 isoform X1, with product MGSKRLPAFNHSNNNDNREKKPNRKEILEKKKAIDDLIKAASADKHPLDSFPSFRHFHKNGLSVYLESGCGDKLSSPTKQYIMGLLKANMEGPYGSQWPTEEKVKRKEMVMPEARYIFVHEAPNASSDEILTMSERKETLTVCLQNRGSMVGFVQYRFTLEEEIPVLYVYELQLEPHVQAKGLGKFLMQLIELIARKNRMGAVVLTVQKANLLAMDFYLNKLRYIISTISPSRVDPLIGDEKSYEILCKAFDCEAEAIFEV